The following are from one region of the Gossypium hirsutum isolate 1008001.06 chromosome D03, Gossypium_hirsutum_v2.1, whole genome shotgun sequence genome:
- the LOC107950526 gene encoding squalene epoxidase 3: protein MEMFFDNYIVGTFLVSLFAFLFLFILRRYNNNNNNDNNTRKKRFETGYSREIKTQTGAGKGECSPGNGSGDEVIIVGAGVAGAALAYTLGKDGRRVHVIERDLTEPDRIVGELLQPGGYLKLVELGLEDCVEDIDAQRVLGYALFKDGRNTKLSYPLGKFQADVSGRSFHNGRFIQRMREKAATLPNVKLEQGTVTSLLEEKGTIIGVQYKTKDGEELRAYAPLTIVCDGCFSNLRRSLCNPKVDVPSCFVGLVLENCELPFSNHGHVILGDPSPILFYPISSTEVRCLVDVPGKKVPSVANGEMANHLKTVVAQQVPPELRDAFIAAVDKGNIRTMPNRSMPADPHPTPGALLMGDAFNMRHPLTGGGMTVALSDIVVLRDLLRPLHNLHDAASLTSYLESFYTLRKPVASTINTLAGALYKVFSASPDEARKEMRQACFDYLSLGGVFSTGPVALLSGLNPQPLSLVLHFFAVAIYGVGRLLLPFPSFQRMWIGARLIWSASGIIFPIIKAEGVRQMFFPATVPAVYRAPPVVN, encoded by the exons ttttgccttcctttttcttttcattttgcggcgctataataataataataataatgataataacaccAGGAAGAAGAGATTCGAGACAGGGTATTCTAGGGAAATTAAGACCCAAACCGGCGCCGGCAAAGGAGAATGCTCGCCTGGAAATGGTTCCGGCGATGAAGTCATCATCGTCGGTGCCGGTGTTGCTGGTGCTGCTCTTGCTTATACCCTTGGCAag GATGGAAGGCGAGTTCATGTGATCGAACGAGACTTGACCGAACCGGATCGGATCGTTGGAGAACTGTTGCAGCCAGGAGGGTACCTTAAACTAGTTGAATTAGGCCTTGAAG ATTGCGTAGAGGACATCGATGCTCAGCGTGTGCTCGGGTACGCTCTCTTCAAAGACGGGAGAAACACGAAATTGTCATATCCCTTGGGGAAGTTTCAGGCAGATGTTTCAGGACGAAGCTTCCATAACGGCCGTTTCATACAAAGGATGAGAGAAAAAGCCGCTACTCTTCCGAA TGTAAAGCTAGAGCAAGGGACAGTGACATCTTTGCTTGAAGAAAAAGGGACAATTATAGGGGTGCAATACAAAACTAAAGATGGTGAAGAACTAAGAGCTTATGCTCCTCTTACGATTGTATGCGACGGTTGTTTTTCGAACCTCCGCCGGTCTCTTTGCAACCCTAAG GTGGATGTACCCTCTTGTTTTGTGGGTTTGGTCTTAGAGAACTGTGAACTCCCGTTTTCGAATCACGGCCACGTTATCCTAGGCGATCCTTCACCCATCTTGTTTTATCCGATTAGTAGCACAGAGGTTCGTTGCTTGGTCGATGTACCTGGGAAGAAAGTTCCTTCCGTTGCTAATGGGGAAATGGCGAATCATTTGAAGACCGTGGTGGCACAGCAG GTTCCACCCGAGCTTCGCGATGCCTTCATAGCTGCAGTAGACAAAGGTAATATCCGAACCATGCCAAATAGAAGCATGCCGGCTGATCCTCATCCAACTCCAGGTGCACTTCTTATGGGAGATGCTTTCAACATGCGCCATCCTTTAACCGGCGGTGGTATGACCGTAGCATTGTCCGATATTGTTGTACTTCGAGATCTTCTTAGGCCTTTGCATAACCTTCATGATGCAGCCTCCTTAACCAGCTATCTCGAATCATTCTACACGTTACGCAAG CCTGTCGCATCTACAATAAATACTCTGGCCGGTGCTCTTTACAAGGTGTTTTCCGCTTCACCTGACGAAGCAAGGAAGGAAATGCGCCAAGCCTGTTTCGACTATTTGAGCCTTGGAGGTGTTTTTTCAACAGGACCAGTGGCTTTACTCTCCGGTCTAAACCCTCAGCCGTTGAGTTTAGTACTTCATTTCTTTGCCGTCGCGATTTACGGAGTCGGTCGTCTGCTCCTACCGTTTCCTTCGTTCCAACGCATGTGGATTGGAGCTAGGTTAATTTGG AGTGCATCTGGAATTATTTTCCCCATAATCAAGGCAGAGGGAGTGAGGCAGATGTTCTTCCCAGCTACGGTTCCGGCGGTATATCGAGCTCCTCCTGTCGTCAACTGA
- the LOC107950525 gene encoding putative pentatricopeptide repeat-containing protein At5g65820: protein MRRFSSKSFSLIPKHRFLSLSSYPNTHHFIPSNNDDGFSTSSKPRFGLVTLRTPQPEFEPENDRRVDDFASDVEKIYRILRKFHTRAPKLNLALQQSGVVFRHGLTERVLNRCGDAGNLGYKFFTWASKQPGYHPSYEIYKAMIKILGKMRQFGAVWALLEEIRNENPHFITAELFVVLIRRFASSRMVKKAIEVFDEMPKYGCPQDEAVFGALLDALCKNGDVKEAALVFEEMKVRFKPNLKIFTSLLYGWCKEGKILEAKHVLIQMKEAGFEPDIVVYNNLLSGYVLGNKMGDAFDLLKEMRRKGIDPNACSYTIVIQGLCKADRMVEAMRVFDEMEKNGCQGDVLAYTTLISGFCKWGKLERAYELLDRMKTEGLVPNSLTYLHIMVAHEKKEELEKCLELIEEMRKIGCVPDAGIYNVVIRLACKLEEVKEAARVWDEMERSGFSPGVDSFIVMIHGFIAQGCLVEACELFKEMVGRGLFCVPQYGVLKDLLNSLLRAEKLEMAKDLWSCIVSKGCELNVFAWTIWIHALFSEGLVKEACSYCMEMMDADLMPQPDTFAKLMKGLRKLYNRQIAAEITERVRKMAADREITFKMYKRRGERDLKEKIKEKTDGRKRRARRRRWGPARSRSGI, encoded by the coding sequence ATGCGAAGATTCTCTTCCAAATCATTCTCTCTTATCCCCAAACACCGTTTTCTTTCACTTTCCTCCTATCCAAACACCCACCACTTCATTCCCAGCAACAACGACGACGGCTTCTCGACCAGTTCCAAACCCCGGTTCGGTTTAGTTACCCTTAGAACCCCACAACCCGAATTTGAACCCGAAAACGACCGACGTGTCGACGACTTTGCTTCCGATGTCGAAAAGATTTACAGAATCCTCCGAAAGTTCCACACTCGGGCCCCAAAGTTGAACCTCGCTTTACAACAGTCCGGCGTCGTTTTTCGCCACGGTTTAACCGAACGCGTATTGAACCGCTGTGGCGACGCCGGTAATTTGGGTTACAAGTTCTTCACTTGGGCATCGAAACAACCTGGGTATCACCCAAGCTATGAAATTTACAAAGCGATGATTAAGATTTTAGGCAAGATGAGACAATTCGGTGCCGTTTGGGCATTACTTGAAGAAATCAGAAATGAAAATCCCCATTTCATTACGGCTGAATTGTTTGTTGTTTTGATAAGAAGGTTTGCTTCTTCACGGATGGTTAAAAAAGCCATTGAAGTGTTCGATGAAATGCCTAAGTACGGTTGTCCACAAGACGAGGCCGTGTTTGGGGCATTGTTAGATGCTTTATGTAAAAATGGGGATGTAAAAGAAGCAGCTTTAGTTTTTGAGGAAATGAAGGTGAGGTTTAAgccgaatttaaaaattttcacttcTTTGTTATATGGTTGGTGTAAAGAAGGGAAGATTTTGGAAGCTAAACATGTGTTGATTCAAATGAAAGAAGCTGGTTTCGAGCCGGATATTGTGGTTTATAACAATTTGTTGAGTGGGTATGTTTTAGGAAACAAAATGGGGGATGCTTTTGATCTGTTGAAAGAAATGAGGAGGAAAGGGATCGACCCCAATGCATGTTCATATACCATTGTGATTCAGGGACTTTGTAAGGCTGATAGAATGGTGGAAGCAATGAGGGTTTTTGATGAAATGGAGAAGAATGGTTGTCAAGGTGATGTTTTGGCTTATACTACTTTGATAAGTGGGTTTTGTAAGTGGGGGAAGCTTGAGAGAGCTTATGAGCTTTTGGATAGGATGAAAACAGAAGGGCTTGTACCAAATTCGTTGACTTATTTGCATATTATGGTGGCTCATGAGAAGAAGGAAGAGTTAGAAAAGTGTTTGGAGTTGATAGAGGAGATGAGGAAGATTGGTTGTGTTCCAGATGCTGGTATTTATAATGTGGTTATTCGATTAGCTTGTAAGTTAGAGGAAGTTAAAGAAGCTGCTCGGGTTTGGGATGAGATGGAAAGAAGTGGATTTAGTCCTGGAGTTGATAGTTTCATTGTTATGATCCATGGTTTTATTGCACAAGGATGTTTGGTTGAGGCCTGTGAGCTTTTTAAAGAAATGGTTGGAAGAGGTCTGTTTTGTGTTCCTCAATATGGGGTTTTGAAGGATTTGTTGAATTCTTTGTTAAGGGCTGAGAAGCTTGAAATGGCTAAGGATTTATGGAGTTGTATCGTTAGTAAAGGATGCGAACTTAATGTGTTTGCATGGACAATATGGATTCATGCCCTTTTCTCGGAAGGGCTGGTGAAGGAAGCCTGTTCGTATTGTATGGAAATGATGGATGCGGATTTAATGCCACAGCCTGATACTTTTGCAAAGCTCATGAAGGGTTTGAGGAAACTGTATAACAGGCAGATCGCAGCTGAGATAACAGAAAGGGTGAGGAAGATGGCTGCAGACAGAGAGATCACTTTTAAGATGTATAAACGGCGAGGGGAGAGAGacttgaaagaaaaaataaaggaaaagacaGATGGTAGAAAGAGAAGGGCTCGTCGACGGCGATGGGGTCCAGCCCGTAGTAGATCTGGCATTTAA
- the LOC121215299 gene encoding DUF21 domain-containing protein At2g14520 isoform X1, with product MKLILEKGHSRVPVYHERIENIIGLILVKNLLTIHPASEVPVKNITIRRISRVPESMPLYDILNEFQKGHNHMAVVVKQNNKAEHATSERSNKEVKVDINGKKHQKGKCLPSKRSVKIWKGLEGNSGRVSSKSKKWGRNFHSEILQFKDDSLPATTGEGEATGIITLEDVIEELLQVNDFFFCFHEWISQLTFLFYFCTCRRRSLTRQIIAMNINDISIE from the exons ATGAAGTTGATCCTGGAGAAAGGGCATAGCAGGGTACCTGTTTACCACGAGAGAATAGAGAACATAATTGGGCTTATTTTG GTGAAGAACTTATTAACCATCCATCCAGCATCTGAGGTGCCTGTTAAAAACATCACCATTCGCAGGATTTCAAG GGTTCCTGAGTCAATGCCTTTATATGACATACTAAATGAGTTTCAAAAAGGTCACAATCATATGGCCGTTGTTGTAAAGCAGAACAACAAAGCAGAGCATGCAACCAGTGAACGGTCAAACAAAGAGGTGAAGGTGGACATCAATGGTAAAAAGCATCAAAAAGGAAAATGCTTACCGAGCAAGAGATCAGTCAAGATATGGAAAGGCTTAGAAGGAAATTCAGGGAGAGTGTCGTCCAAAAGCAAGAAATGGGGAAGGAACTTCCACTCGGAGATACTGCAATTCAAAGATGATTCGCTCCCAGCGACCACTGGAGAAGGGGAAGCTACTGGCATTATAACACTGGAAGATGTCATTGAAGAGCTTTTGCAAGTAAAtgatttcttcttttgttttcatgAATGGATATCtcaattaacttttttattttatttttgcacaTGCAGGAGGAGATCTTTGACGAGACAGATCATTGCCATGAACATTAATGATATCTCCATAGAGTGA
- the LOC121215299 gene encoding DUF21 domain-containing protein At2g14520 isoform X2, whose translation MKLILEKGHSRVPVYHERIENIIGLILVKNLLTIHPASEVPVKNITIRRISRVPESMPLYDILNEFQKGHNHMAVVVKQNNKAEHATSERSNKEVKVDINGKKHQKGKCLPSKRSVKIWKGLEGNSGRVSSKSKKWGRNFHSEILQFKDDSLPATTGEGEATGIITLEDVIEELLQEEIFDETDHCHEH comes from the exons ATGAAGTTGATCCTGGAGAAAGGGCATAGCAGGGTACCTGTTTACCACGAGAGAATAGAGAACATAATTGGGCTTATTTTG GTGAAGAACTTATTAACCATCCATCCAGCATCTGAGGTGCCTGTTAAAAACATCACCATTCGCAGGATTTCAAG GGTTCCTGAGTCAATGCCTTTATATGACATACTAAATGAGTTTCAAAAAGGTCACAATCATATGGCCGTTGTTGTAAAGCAGAACAACAAAGCAGAGCATGCAACCAGTGAACGGTCAAACAAAGAGGTGAAGGTGGACATCAATGGTAAAAAGCATCAAAAAGGAAAATGCTTACCGAGCAAGAGATCAGTCAAGATATGGAAAGGCTTAGAAGGAAATTCAGGGAGAGTGTCGTCCAAAAGCAAGAAATGGGGAAGGAACTTCCACTCGGAGATACTGCAATTCAAAGATGATTCGCTCCCAGCGACCACTGGAGAAGGGGAAGCTACTGGCATTATAACACTGGAAGATGTCATTGAAGAGCTTTTGCAA GAGGAGATCTTTGACGAGACAGATCATTGCCATGAACATTAA
- the LOC107950527 gene encoding DUF21 domain-containing protein At2g14520-like, whose translation MEVEYHCCETGLFIRITIVAGLVLFAGLMSGLTMGLMSLSLVDLEVLAESGTLTNSKHAAKILPVVRRQHLLLCTLLICNAAAMEALPIFLDSLVSAWGAILISVTLILMFGEIAPQAVCTRYGLAIGAKVAPFVRVLIWICFPVAYPISKLLDLLLGEGHEALFHRAELRTLVDLHGNEAGKGGELTRDETTIIAGALELSKKTAMDAMTPISETFAININAKLNRQEEMW comes from the exons ATGGAAGTTGAGTATCATTGCTGCGAAACAGGGCTCTTCATTAGGATCACTATCGTTGCTGGTCTCGTTTTGTTTGCCGGATTGATGTCTGGTCTTACAATGGGGCTCATGTCTTTGAGCCTCGTTGATCTCGAAGTGCTCGCTGAATCTGGAACACTGACCAATAGCAAACATGCCG CAAAGATACTTCCAGTTGTTAGGAGACAACATTTGCTCCTCTGCACTTTGCTCATCTGCAATGCTGCAGCTATGGAG GCCCTTCCAATTTTTCTAGACAGCTTGGTGTCAGCTTGGGGTGCAATCCTTATTTCAGTCACCCTCATACTTATGTTTGGTGAG ATCGCTCCGCAAGCGGTTTGTACACGGTATGGATTGGCGATTGGTGCAAAAGTTGCTCCATTTGTTCGAGTCCTCATTTGGATTTGTTTCCCAGTTGCATATCCAATAAGCAAG CTATTAGACCTTCTCCTTGGAGAAGGACACGAGGCTCTTTTCCACCGTGCTGAGTTGAGGACACTTGTCGATTTGCACGGCAACGAG GCTGGCAAAGGTGGAGAATTGACACGTGATGAGACAACAATCATAGCAGGTGCACTTGAGCTAAGTAAGAAAACAGCAATGGATGCAATGACACCTATATCAGAAACTTTTGCAATTAATATTAATGCCAAGTTAAACAGGCAAGAAGAGATGTGGTAA
- the LOC107950523 gene encoding probable pectin methylesterase CGR2 — MSRRQVSSTRRFVDSGNFPFSGALHSKSRSSPILSIALVVVGAILLIGYAYSGSGKFRGEAVSRIEGDYTCSLEVQRAIPFLKKAYGDRMHKVLHVGPDTCSVVSKLLKEEDTEAWGVEPYDIEDVEESCKSLVGKGIVRVADIKYPLPYRPKSFSLVIVSDALDYLSSKYLNKTLPELARVASDGLIIFAGTPGHQKAKVAELSKFGRPAKMRSSSWWIRFFDQSSLKENETAVKKFEQATSKSSYLPACQVFHLNPYH; from the exons ATGTCAAGGAGGCAAGTAAGTTCCACGCGCCGCTTTGTTGACAGCGGAAACTTCCCGTTCTCTGGTGCTTTACATTCTAAATCCCGCTCTTCTCCTATTTTATCTATCGCTCTTGTCGTTGTG GGAGCTATCCTTCTCATTGGCTATGCCTATAGTGGTTCAg GTAAATTCCGAGGTGAAGCGGTTAGTCGGATCGAAG GTGACTATACATGCAGTCTAGAAGTTCAGAGGGCAATACCATTTTTGAAGAAGGCATATGGGGACCGCATGCACAAGGTTTTGCATGTAGGCCCTGATACCTGTTCAGTTGTCTCCAAACTTTTGAAAGAAGAGGATACTGAAGCCTGGGGTGTGGAACCATATGATATAGAGGATGTTGAAGAAAGTTGCAAGAGTCTTGTGGGCAAAGGGATTGTACGTGTGGCAGATATCAAGTACCCTCTTCCCTATAGGCCAAAGTCTTTTTCTCTTGTTATTGTGTCGGATGCCCTTGATTACTTGTCTTCAAAATACCTGAACAAGACTCTGCCTGAGTTGGCCAGGGTTGCCTCGGATGGTCTCATTATTTTTGCAG GTACCCCTGGTCATCAGAAGGCTAAAGTGGCAGAACTGTCGAAATTCGGTCGTCCA GCTAAAATGCGGAGTTCCTCTTGGTGGATTCGTTTTTTCGACCAAAGTAGTTTAAAAGAAAACGAAACTGCCGTGAAGAAGTTTGAGCAGGCTACGTCAAAGAGTTCATACCTGCCAGCATGTCAAGTATTCCACCTAAATCCATACCACTGA
- the LOC107950524 gene encoding probable pectin methylesterase CGR2, giving the protein MSRRQVSSTRRFVDSGNFPFSGALHSKSRSSPILSIALVVVGAILLIGYAYSGSGKFRGEAVSRIEGDYTCSLEVQRAIPFLKKAYGDSMHKVLHVGPDTCSVVSKLLKEEDTEAWGVEPYDIEDVEESCKSLVGKGIVRVADIKYPLPYKPKSFSLVIVSDALDYLSPKYLNKTLLELARVASDGLIIFAGTPGHQKAKVAELSKFGRPAKMRSSSWWIRFFDQISLKENETAVKKSEQAASKSSYLPACQVFHLNPYH; this is encoded by the exons ATGTCAAGGAGGCAAGTAAGTTCCACGCGCCGATTTGTTGACAGCGGAAACTTCCCGTTCTCTGGTGCTTTACATTCTAAATCCCGATCTTCTCCTATTTTATCTATCGCTCTTGTCGTTGTG GGAGCTATCCTTCTCATTGGCTATGCCTATAGTGGTTCAG GTAAATTCCGAGGTGAAGCAGTTAGTCGGATCGAAG GTGACTATACATGCAGTCTAGAAGTTCAGAGGGCAATACCATTTTTGAAGAAGGCATATGGGGACAGCATGCACAAGGTTTTGCATGTAGGACCTGATACCTGTTCAGTTGTCTCTAAACTTTTGAAAGAAGAGGATACTGAAGCCTGGGGTGTGGAACCATATGATATAGAGGATGTTGAAGAAAGTTGCAAGAGTCTTGTGGGCAAAGGGATTGTACGTGTGGCAGATATCAAGTACCCTCTTCCCTATAAGCCAAAGTCTTTTTCTCTTGTTATTGTGTCGGATGCCCTTGATTACTTGTCTCCAAAATACCTGAACAAGACTCTGCTTGAGTTGGCCAGGGTTGCCTCTGATGGTCTCATTATTTTTGCAG GTACCCCTGGTCATCAGAAGGCTAAAGTGGCAGAACTATCGAAATTCGGCCGGCCA GCTAAAATGCGGAGTTCCTCTTGGTGGATTCGTTTTTTCGACCAAATCagtttaaaagaaaatgaaactgCCGTGAAGAAGTCTGAGCAGGCTGCATCAAAGAGTTCATACCTGCCAGCATGTCAAGTATTCCACCTAAATCCATACCACTGA
- the LOC107950911 gene encoding 1-aminocyclopropane-1-carboxylate synthase CMA101 yields the protein MGLLSRKATCNSHGQDSSYFLGWLEYEKNPYHHLHNPNGIIQMGLAENQLSFDLLETWLAKNPEAVGCKRDGQSIFRELALFQDYHGLPAFKKALVDFMAEIRGNKVSFEPNNIVLTAGATSANETLMFCLAEHGDAFLLPTPYYPGFDRDLKWRTGVQIVPIHCTSSNCFRITASAIEEAYQQAQKKNLTVKGILITNPSNPLGTTMTRPELNLLINFITDKQIHLISDEIYSGTVFNSPSFISIMEALKDMNMEKNNRVHIVYSLSKDLGLPGFRVGAIYSNDPTVVSAAVKMSSFGLVSSQTQYLLSVMLSDKKFRNHYIVKNQNRLLKRQRKLVSGLEKSGIRCLESNAGLFCWVDMRHLLSSDTFEAEMELWERIIYDVKLNISPGSSCHCNEPGWFRVCFANMSEDALELAMQRLKSFVGSIKKHNHQESEKLRKESHIGKWIFRLSFQSFNEQDQR from the exons ATGGGGTTATTGTCAAGAAAAGCCACGTGCAACTCACATGGCCAAGATTCTTCTTACTTCTTAGGATGGCTTGAATATGAGAAAAACCCTTACCATCATCTCCATAACCCTAATGGTATCATTCAAATGGGTCTTGCAGAGAATCAG CTGTCGTTTGATCTTTTAGAGACATGGTTGGCTAAAAACCCAGAAGCTGTAGGGTGCAAGAGAGATGGGCAATCCATTTTTAGAGAGCTTGCTCTTTTCCAAGATTATCATGGCCTTCCTGCATTTAAAAAG GCATTGGTTGATTTCATGGCTGAAATCAGAGGAAACAAAGTGAGTTTTGAGCCAAATAACATAGTCCTCACCGCCGGTGCAACTTCCGCCAATGAAACTCTCATGTTCTGTCTTGCTGAACATGGCGATGCTTTTCTTCTTCCTACGCCGTATTACCCAGG ATTCGACAGAGATCTCAAATGGAGAACCGGTGTTCAGATAGTACCGATCCACTGTACCAGCTCCAATTGTTTTCGAATCACAGCATCCGCCATTGAAGAAGcttatcaacaagcacaaaaaaaaaacttaacagtgAAAGGAATCTTAATCACCAACCCATCAAATCCATTAGGCACAACAATGACAAGACCCGAACTAAACCTGCTCATCAACTTCATCACCGACAAACAAATCCATTTAATCAGTGACGAAATATACTCCGGCACCGTGTTTAATTCCCCAAGCTTCATAAGCATAATGGAAGCTTTAAAAGACATGAACATGGAGAAGAACAACAGAGTTCATATTGTTTATAGCCTTTCTAAAGATCTGGGTCTCCCTGGTTTTCGTGTCGGTGCAATTTATTCCAACGATCCCACCGTCGTGTCCGCCGCCGTGAAAATGTCGAGTTTCGGTCTTGTTTCTTCACAAACTCAGTACCTTCTTTCAGTCATGTTAtccgacaagaaattcaggaacCATTACATTGTTAAaaaccaaaacaggcttttaaaGAGACAGAGGAAACTGGTTTCCGGCCTGGAAAAATCCGGCATTCGTTGCTTAGAAAGCAATGCTGGGTTGTTTTGTTGGGTTGATATGAGACATCTTTTAAGCTCCGACACGTTTGAAGCTGAAATGGAGCTTTGGGAAAGGATAATTTACGATGTTAAACTCAACATTTCTCCTGGTTCTTCGTGCCATTGTAATGAACCAGGGTGGTTTAGGGTTTGTTTCGCTAACATGTCGGAAGATGCACTTGAACTCGCCATGCAAAGGTTAAAATCCTTCGTTGGTTCCATTAAAAAACATAATCACCAAGAGTCGGAAAAGTTAAGGAAAGAATCCCACATTGGGAAATGGATTTTCAGGTTATCGTTTCAGTCCTTCAATGAACAAGATCAACGATAA